The following coding sequences are from one Leptospira stimsonii window:
- a CDS encoding LA_2478/LA_2722/LA_4182 family protein yields MKSLRAKNLILFLFLFFLFFTCRKGPSISKGEVQKLSKDYFTRLCTKTAECASRYLETLPASEKTSENSAYSVDQCMEEQKDQNILPDEYAKVTDAQIAKVKVCMEDLLKVPCEEMEGGGIPSCQELFQSSKDE; encoded by the coding sequence ATGAAATCATTACGTGCGAAAAATTTAATCCTCTTTCTTTTTCTATTCTTCCTTTTTTTTACATGTAGAAAAGGGCCTTCCATTTCCAAAGGAGAGGTTCAAAAGCTAAGCAAGGATTACTTCACACGTCTTTGCACAAAAACGGCGGAATGTGCGAGTCGTTATCTCGAAACTCTACCTGCTTCCGAAAAGACTTCAGAGAATTCTGCTTACTCCGTCGATCAGTGTATGGAAGAACAAAAAGACCAGAACATTCTTCCGGACGAATACGCGAAGGTAACAGACGCACAAATTGCCAAGGTGAAAGTGTGCATGGAAGACCTCCTCAAGGTTCCTTGCGAAGAGATGGAAGGAGGCGGAATCCCTTCCTGCCAAGAGCTCTTTCAATCCTCTAAAGACGAATAA
- a CDS encoding DUF1564 domain-containing protein: MGVLLIKTDHSLESILQEDRMNVATLLIPDSTLSLYSEPERRILPKRLPDLLRRYAKLLTASSRLGRNAGTILYQNGAGPKKMKRMNVRVSTGSWALLGALAHAHGVSRCFLFNYMLWLDRVEVGDSIVRTMNEGGPTFHRNYSYILHLDLLNNKISRSLKCAPEDAFYVLDYRDWFPS, encoded by the coding sequence ATGGGCGTGTTATTAATCAAAACGGATCATTCTCTCGAATCCATTCTTCAAGAAGACCGAATGAACGTTGCAACTCTCTTGATACCGGATTCGACCTTATCTCTTTATTCGGAACCAGAAAGGCGGATTCTTCCCAAAAGATTACCGGATCTTTTGAGACGTTATGCGAAATTATTGACCGCGAGTTCAAGATTGGGAAGGAATGCCGGCACCATTTTATACCAGAATGGTGCGGGTCCGAAAAAAATGAAACGAATGAACGTCCGGGTGAGCACGGGTAGTTGGGCCTTGTTGGGAGCGCTTGCACATGCACACGGAGTGTCTCGTTGTTTTCTTTTTAACTATATGCTGTGGTTGGATCGCGTGGAAGTCGGAGATTCTATCGTGAGAACGATGAATGAGGGAGGTCCTACGTTTCATCGGAATTACAGTTATATCCTCCACCTCGATCTTCTGAATAATAAGATTTCACGTTCCCTCAAATGTGCTCCGGAGGATGCTTTTTACGTTCTGGATTATCGAGACTGGTTTCCTTCCTAA
- a CDS encoding tetratricopeptide repeat protein, which translates to MIWDARDSLSKGNTAEAMRLYELVLKKNPSHLEANRTLGMILADSGLALNSAAFYLEKAEAVLPGDSSLLLYLLEIHLQEKDKDKVKRILEKFSKAKDKDMESYAVFLKDCLLEKRKNLSEFNRFRNSAIPALLPPARRMFLKCELSVYTTPTP; encoded by the coding sequence ATGATCTGGGACGCAAGAGATTCGCTTTCGAAAGGGAATACAGCTGAGGCGATGCGTTTGTATGAACTCGTTCTTAAAAAAAATCCGAGTCATCTTGAAGCCAACCGCACTCTCGGAATGATTCTCGCTGACAGCGGCCTCGCACTCAATTCGGCGGCATTCTATTTGGAAAAAGCCGAGGCCGTTCTACCGGGAGATTCTTCCCTCTTACTCTATCTTTTAGAAATCCATTTACAAGAAAAAGATAAGGATAAGGTGAAGAGAATTTTAGAAAAATTTTCGAAAGCGAAAGACAAGGATATGGAAAGTTACGCGGTTTTTCTGAAAGATTGTCTTTTGGAGAAACGGAAAAATCTTTCGGAGTTTAACCGTTTTCGTAACAGCGCTATTCCTGCTCTTCTCCCGCCTGCAAGAAGAATGTTTTTAAAATGTGAACTTTCTGTTTATACGACTCCAACTCCATGA
- a CDS encoding LA_2486 family SGNH/GDSL-type esterase, giving the protein MKSFPYFKTIFLLVVLVLLGEILLRLFPPGGLIYRLRDKQVHCIEELEIPEILLCRDSDTILPHPAGFTFRVRVNEIGERIVSEEKSIPKNKPEIWLMGDSIAYGFGQNDEETIAWKLQEALKSKGIQVRNLGVDSLGTGGIQRRMERTLGCEDTSFEKGCHRPKAAFWIYHPSDLQDVHREFYLRNSLTGRMFFRGSVFLSRYSAIYNYSKIQSENRRLEKLRALGPELIPETLSDYPNDHPSFQEMKKFFEACKKEKIALTVLLYPNGTHSLTPLPSTPLLDQVAEIAKKDGIPVLDTRPDFLKQYNEKKTDFYLKNDGHPNAIAAELITKRILEEIE; this is encoded by the coding sequence ATGAAATCCTTTCCGTATTTCAAAACAATTTTTCTTCTGGTCGTCTTGGTATTGTTAGGCGAAATTCTTTTGAGATTATTTCCTCCTGGAGGATTGATCTACAGACTCAGAGATAAACAAGTCCATTGTATCGAAGAATTGGAAATTCCGGAGATTCTTCTCTGTAGAGATTCGGACACGATTCTTCCCCACCCTGCGGGTTTTACCTTTCGAGTTCGTGTGAATGAAATCGGAGAAAGAATCGTCTCTGAAGAAAAATCAATTCCCAAAAACAAGCCAGAAATCTGGCTGATGGGCGACTCCATTGCTTACGGCTTCGGTCAAAACGATGAAGAGACGATTGCCTGGAAATTACAGGAGGCTTTGAAATCCAAGGGGATTCAGGTCCGAAATTTAGGCGTCGATTCTCTAGGAACCGGAGGAATTCAAAGAAGAATGGAGAGGACTTTGGGTTGCGAAGACACGTCCTTTGAAAAAGGCTGTCATCGTCCAAAAGCGGCCTTTTGGATCTACCATCCTTCCGATTTGCAGGACGTTCATCGAGAATTCTATCTTCGCAATTCCCTTACGGGAAGAATGTTTTTCAGAGGTTCTGTCTTCTTATCGAGATACAGCGCTATCTACAACTATTCTAAAATCCAAAGCGAGAACAGGAGACTCGAGAAGTTACGCGCACTTGGTCCGGAACTCATTCCGGAAACTCTCTCCGATTATCCAAATGACCATCCTTCGTTTCAGGAAATGAAAAAGTTTTTCGAGGCTTGTAAAAAGGAAAAAATTGCTCTCACGGTTTTATTGTATCCGAATGGGACTCATTCGCTCACACCTCTTCCCTCCACCCCTCTTTTGGATCAAGTTGCCGAGATCGCAAAAAAGGATGGGATTCCCGTTTTGGACACAAGACCCGATTTTTTAAAACAATACAACGAGAAGAAGACGGACTTTTATTTAAAGAATGATGGGCATCCGAACGCGATCGCGGCGGAGCTGATTACAAAGAGAATCTTAGAAGAAATCGAATAA
- the xerD gene encoding site-specific tyrosine recombinase XerD, with translation MTSSHNNLLQNFQEYLSVEKGLSDNSIYSYGYDLNKFKNFLEKEHIDFLEVQANDIMRFLNEEKDRKISSKTIAREVVAIRQFYKFLKDEKKLDTNPTEKIETPEVMRSIPDYLTQEEIEELFATIREDNLYELRDKCIFELLYSSGLRISEACNLKLTDMDLEGMTLTVEGKGGRQRLVPFGEKSLDILNRYLKQSRPFILKARNCEYLFVSKKGSYINRKSVWRLLNHYIKRTTIAKKVTPHTLRHSFATHLLENHADLKSVQELLGHIDISTTQIYTHMANKTLKEVHKKFHPRG, from the coding sequence GTGACATCTTCACATAACAACCTACTTCAAAATTTCCAGGAATATCTCTCCGTAGAAAAAGGATTAAGCGACAACTCGATCTACTCCTATGGTTACGATTTGAATAAGTTTAAGAACTTTCTGGAAAAGGAACATATTGATTTCCTTGAAGTTCAGGCGAATGACATCATGCGGTTTTTAAACGAGGAAAAGGATCGAAAGATCAGTTCCAAGACGATCGCAAGAGAAGTGGTTGCGATCCGACAGTTTTACAAGTTCTTAAAGGACGAAAAAAAACTCGATACCAACCCGACTGAAAAAATCGAAACTCCCGAAGTGATGCGAAGTATTCCTGATTATCTGACTCAGGAAGAAATCGAAGAGCTTTTTGCTACGATCCGGGAAGACAATCTCTACGAACTTAGAGACAAGTGCATTTTCGAATTACTCTATTCTTCCGGTCTTCGAATTTCGGAAGCTTGCAATTTGAAACTTACGGATATGGATCTTGAAGGAATGACCCTCACAGTGGAAGGGAAGGGCGGTCGCCAAAGGCTCGTTCCCTTCGGTGAAAAATCCTTGGACATCCTGAATCGTTATCTAAAACAAAGCCGTCCTTTTATCTTAAAGGCAAGAAACTGCGAATACCTATTCGTCTCCAAGAAGGGTTCGTATATCAATCGTAAGTCGGTTTGGAGACTTCTCAATCACTACATCAAACGTACAACGATCGCGAAAAAAGTAACTCCTCATACACTGAGACACTCTTTTGCGACACACCTTTTGGAGAATCACGCAGACCTCAAATCCGTTCAGGAACTCTTGGGTCACATCGATATATCTACCACTCAGATTTACACGCATATGGCAAATAAGACTCTGAAAGAAGTTCATAAAAAATTCCATCCAAGAGGATAA
- a CDS encoding ATP-binding protein: MDSGKKKEFENLFRLQIPSHPRYLSIIRSLVYNLAFENGFTASDSADLKLAVGECLLNVIKHSYGGKKNLPIFLEIGLFDNRMEIRIRDFGSQKNLSEIRGYEPNDYREEGIGLYLVKKLTDHFYLDQSLPEGNRLILTKLK; the protein is encoded by the coding sequence ATGGACTCGGGTAAAAAAAAAGAATTTGAGAATCTGTTTCGACTTCAGATTCCCTCTCATCCCCGCTATCTTTCCATTATACGAAGTTTAGTTTATAATCTTGCTTTTGAGAACGGCTTTACGGCGAGCGACTCGGCGGATCTAAAACTTGCAGTCGGCGAATGTCTCTTGAATGTCATCAAACATTCCTACGGCGGAAAAAAAAATCTTCCCATCTTTTTAGAAATCGGTCTCTTCGACAATCGAATGGAAATTCGAATTCGCGACTTCGGGAGTCAGAAAAATCTTTCCGAAATCAGAGGTTATGAACCCAATGATTATCGGGAGGAAGGAATCGGTCTTTATCTCGTAAAAAAACTTACGGATCATTTTTATCTCGACCAATCCCTACCTGAGGGAAACCGACTGATTCTTACAAAACTAAAATGA